ACTAATTATCTTGGCAAGATTTCGATGGCAAATATTCCGCATTACTTCACATTCTACCTCAAAACTCTTGAAAGCTCCCTGCAATTCCAAATTGAAAACCTTCACAGCAACAATCAACCCATCAGATAATACGCCTTTATATACCATGCCTAGGCTTCCTTTCCCAATCAAATTGTCTTCTCCGAAGTAGCTGGTTGCATAAAGGAGTTCTTGATGTGAAATCATTCTATGCATTATGGGAAGCAGCAAATCAACTTGAACTGGAGTTTCTGACTTAGTGTGTCTTCGCTTCCATAGAATAAAGAGAACCACTAGTATTATTGTTGATAATGATACACTCAGTGGGACGATACATTTCAAGAGGAGTGATTTTGTGTTCCTTCTAGTATCTTTCTCACATGCCATGACTTGAAACCGAGGTGCTCCACAAAGTGCTAGGTTGGAGATGAAAGATTCAGCAGTGAAGTTTGCAAAGGGTCCTCCGTTTGGAATCTCTCCTTGTAGTTTATTGAAAGAAACATTCAGGTATTTGAGATATTTCAGAGCCTCTAATGACTTGGGAATAAAACCAGATAAATTGTTCCCAGACAGATCCAAGTATTCCAAGCTCACCAAATCACCAAAATTGGGGGGAATATGACCTTGTAGCTTGTTATGGGATAGGTAAAGTTGGAGCAGGTTTTGAAGAAGTGATATGGTGCTTGGGATGTTTCCTGAAAATTGGTTCTTTGACAGGTCCAATGCCACTAAGGACTTCATGCTTCCAACTTCTAGGGGTAGTTGGCTGTTGAGGAAGTTTGAAGACAAGTTAAGAACCAAGAGATCTCTAAGGGTCCACAGAGATGAAGGTATCTCAGAATCTAGTCCATTGGAGTGAAGATAGACGTTACGCAGTCCAGTAAGATTCCCAAAGCAGCTAGGGATTGTTCCAGAAAGTTTATTCGAACTCAAATCCAAGAATCCCAAGTTTGTCAGATGGCATAGACCACAAGGAATGGATCCGTGTATTCGATTTTGAGAAATATACAACCCCTGGAGCTTCTGTAGGCATCCAAATGATGTTGGAATCAACCCTGTCAAGTCATTATCATCAAGTCTCATATCAATCAAGTTGGTTAGATTACTAATCCCTGTAGGGATGGTGCCTCTGAGTTGGCAGTCACTTGCATAAATACTTTCGAGAGAAATGGAGAGATTCCCCAATGAATTTGGAATAATGCCTTTTAAAGGATTTCCATTAATCCACAATATTCTCAGAAAAATGCAATTCGTCAATGATGTAAGAAAGGCAAGCTCAGAGACTGAGTGTTCATTAGTCAACTGGTTTTGTGAAAGGCTGAGCGACTGGAGTCGTCTCAAGTTACCTAGATCTTTCGGCACATTACCAGCAAAGAAGTTGTTGGGTATGTCTAGGCTGATAAGGTTGGACATATTTGAAATAGACATTGGAATTATTCCACTGAATTTATTGACTCCTATATAAAGTCGTTCAAGATTTGGAAGCCAAGTGCCAATACTTGATGGGAGACTGCCTGAAAGGTGGTTTACTTGCAGCGAAAGGACCTGCAGCTTAGAGATGTTAAAAATAGCTTCTGGTACTATCCCGGTTAGATTGTTTTCACCAAGACTCAAGAATCGTAAGTTGATGAGATTCCCCAACTCCTCGGGTATATTGCCTTGAATATTGTTTGCCCCCGAGCCAAGCTCCTGTAAGGCTGTTAAATTACCAAATGAAGGTGGAATGGTACCTGTGAAGCTGTTCCTCCCAAGATGAATCTGTTCAAGCTTGGATAAGTTGCCAATTTCTCTTGGTATGCTTCCTGTGAATTTGTTATAAGATAGTGACAGTGACAGAAGCTCTCCACATAAGGACAGAGTTGTAGGAAGTTGACCACTGAGCTTATTCCAAGGAAGAAAGAGCCCTTGGAGATTAGGAAGATGTTTGCAGATATCCATTGGAAGACTCCCAGAAAGGCTATTATTACCGAAACCAATCTGTTGCAATGAAGAGATATTGAAAATTTCGGCAGGAATAGGACCACTTAGTCCACTAGAGGCagagtttaaaatatttaaatttgaaagattcCCAATCTCTCCGGGAATTCCACCTGCCAATTGGTTAAAACCAAGATATAATTGTTCAAGATTCGATAAATTCCCTATGGCTTGTGGAATGCCCCCAGTGAAGTGATTGATTGATAATGATAGCATTTGGAGCTCTCGACAATGCAACAAACTAGAGGGGATTTGACCTTTTAGGTTATTTGCTGCCAGATTCAAAAACTTCAGCCTAGAGATGTTGAACAGAGATTGAGGTATTTCTCCTGcaacataattaaaatgtgtggGTTGGAAAAACATCACTGCTTTGCTTACATCTTTGAAAGCTCGAGGAAAAGtgagaataaaaaggaaaaagaaaaaagaaaaaagaaaaaagcgtACCTGTCAAGCTGTTATTCAGGAGAGATAACCTCTCAAGCTCTACCAAATTACCA
The window above is part of the Vitis riparia cultivar Riparia Gloire de Montpellier isolate 1030 chromosome 12, EGFV_Vit.rip_1.0, whole genome shotgun sequence genome. Proteins encoded here:
- the LOC117925816 gene encoding LRR receptor-like serine/threonine-protein kinase FLS2, which produces MHLFSPYVLVFALVYCWMAYFTPMVFSINLVDEFALIALKAHITKDSQGILATNWSTKSSHCSWYGISCNAPQQRVSTINLSNMGLEGTIAPQVGNLSFLVSLDLSNNYFHASLPKDIGKCKDLQQLNLFNNKLVGNIPEAICNLSKLEELYLGNNQLTGEIPKAVSHLHNLKILSLQMNNLIGSIPATIFNISSLLNISLSYNSLSGSLPMDICNANPKLKELDFSSNHLSGKIPTSLGQCVRLQVIYLSFNEFTGSIPRAIGNLVELERLSLLNNSLTGEIPQSLFNISRLKFLNLAANNLKGQIPSSLLHCRELQMLSLSINHFTGGIPQAIGNLSNLEQLYLGFNQLAGGIPGEIGNLSNLNILNSASSGLSGPIPAEIFNISSLQQIGFGNNSLSGSLPMDICKHLPNLQGLFLPWNKLSGQLPTTLSLCGELLSLSLSYNKFTGSIPREIGNLSKLEQIHLGRNSFTGTIPPSFGNLTALQELGSGANNIQGNIPEELGNLINLRFLSLGENNLTGIVPEAIFNISKLQVLSLQVNHLSGSLPSSIGTWLPNLERLYIGVNKFSGIIPMSISNMSNLISLDIPNNFFAGNVPKDLGNLRRLQSLSLSQNQLTNEHSVSELAFLTSLTNCIFLRILWINGNPLKGIIPNSLGNLSISLESIYASDCQLRGTIPTGISNLTNLIDMRLDDNDLTGLIPTSFGCLQKLQGLYISQNRIHGSIPCGLCHLTNLGFLDLSSNKLSGTIPSCFGNLTGLRNVYLHSNGLDSEIPSSLWTLRDLLVLNLSSNFLNSQLPLEVGSMKSLVALDLSKNQFSGNIPSTISLLQNLLQLYLSHNKLQGHIPPNFGDLVSLEYLDLSGNNLSGFIPKSLEALKYLKYLNVSFNKLQGEIPNGGPFANFTAESFISNLALCGAPRFQVMACEKDTRRNTKSLLLKCIVPLSVSLSTIILVVLFILWKRRHTKSETPVQVDLLLPIMHRMISHQELLYATSYFGEDNLIGKGSLGMVYKGVLSDGLIVAVKVFNLELQGAFKSFEVECEVMRNICHRNLAKIISSCSNLDFKALVLEYMPNGSLEKWLYSHNYYLDFVQRLKIMIDVALGLEYLHHYYSNPVVHCDLKPSNVLLDDDMVAHISDFGIAKLLMGSEFMKRTKTLGTIGYMAPEYGSEGIVSTKGDIYSYGIMLMETFVRKKPTDEMFVEELTLKSWVESSTNNIMEVIDANLLTEEDESFSLKQACFSSIMTLALDCTVEPPEKRINMKDVVVRLKKLLNQIVDLRIP